A region from the Anaerohalosphaeraceae bacterium genome encodes:
- a CDS encoding prepilin-type N-terminal cleavage/methylation domain-containing protein translates to MKSRKKGFTLIELLVVIAIISLLLAVLVPALRKAREAAKTLSCRSNLKQMTLAFSVYSQENDGRIFPLGYGADYWFRKIAPYLGDQYFQQNPTLDRSGVMQINICPSTKIQTTQEDGTFDTTWYFQNGIGSYGINCWLLPDSPDSSGRTWYEKWGGNLSQTSGRYFEKYKIARADAGLLADSFRMDVWPMPDQEIPLRLSVNRPHLKDPHATPGGLGLPHSPSHFLKRYMVDRHGMAVNVGFVGGYVEKVNLKDLGLISWSKQSPKRADLIIP, encoded by the coding sequence ATGAAATCAAGAAAAAAAGGGTTTACATTAATTGAGCTGTTGGTGGTAATTGCAATTATTTCCTTGCTGTTAGCGGTGCTGGTCCCAGCGCTTCGAAAGGCCCGCGAAGCCGCCAAAACGCTATCCTGTCGGAGCAATCTCAAACAGATGACGCTGGCTTTCAGTGTTTACAGTCAGGAAAATGACGGTAGGATCTTCCCCTTGGGATATGGGGCAGATTATTGGTTTCGAAAGATTGCTCCCTATTTAGGCGATCAGTATTTTCAGCAGAATCCGACCCTTGATCGTTCCGGGGTGATGCAAATCAATATTTGCCCTTCTACCAAAATCCAGACTACCCAAGAAGACGGAACCTTTGACACAACCTGGTATTTCCAGAATGGAATCGGCAGCTATGGGATTAACTGCTGGCTTTTGCCTGATTCCCCGGATTCAAGCGGCCGAACGTGGTATGAAAAATGGGGCGGAAACCTCAGTCAAACCTCGGGACGCTATTTTGAAAAATACAAAATCGCCCGTGCAGACGCCGGCCTTTTGGCTGATTCCTTTCGCATGGACGTCTGGCCCATGCCTGACCAGGAAATCCCTCTCCGTCTTTCGGTCAACAGACCACATCTAAAAGATCCGCATGCAACACCCGGAGGACTGGGACTTCCTCACAGTCCTTCGCATTTCCTAAAACGCTACATGGTAGATCGGCATGGAATGGCCGTCAATGTCGGATTTGTAGGCGGTTATGTTGAAAAAGTTAACCTGAAAGATCTGGGTTTGATAAGCTGGAGTAAACAGTCCCCCAAGCGAGCGGACCTTATAATTCCATAA